A region of Vespula vulgaris chromosome 1, iyVesVulg1.1, whole genome shotgun sequence DNA encodes the following proteins:
- the LOC127062294 gene encoding neogenin isoform X5, whose protein sequence is MEPHTFTVPLALLTFVLRGVNGGGLYFTIEPQDVVVEQGGSARLDCEAKSIFGQPTIQWRTDDGTPINFIGENYRSQLANGSLYINSVYAGSSELTGSYQCLASVDDVGAIVSRTATIKLASLPGFEKEPQDTMVYPGQIAYLSCTLPASSSLLKIQWLKDERPMVLDENRMTIMPSGALEIDDVQIQDVGSYRCNASGYGQYRLSNKAQLGLLTSDIDQGSSPPIFIAQPSQQVAVEGSTVTLECAANGYPKPTIFWLKDGVSIDLGSFDSRYRKIAASSLMITDLKEADHGSYQCRAENEVETLDSVAEIIVQVPPKFIKKPEDKVASESQDLEFECEIYGKPEPKVTWLKNGERITVNEYWQIINGNNLRINGLLAIDAGIFQCIGINPAGSVQASARLTINQPKKTTAQKATTPKSVPKKKLLYRPLYNKTWQHPSTLLGHTLSAFTPNPPLSISPSDDPADLPGSVKYPSSLYDPDTHFVDDTESIESIEGSVPSAPRNLSLIIVTARFVTLRWQEPENTNGDILNYYIYYKQEGVQRERVVNTQKLEAMISSLQPSMIYQFRIVAQNSRGPGASSEVLQVTTQSEANVPGPPMNLEGHATSSASIALSWDEPQVINGRISKYIVTYTEGDVEERTRETTSTTYELVDLVPYTEYSIRVQAVNENGPGAYTRDILVRTHSAQPTQPPHNVTLEAASSTSIIVRWEPPLDGQNGIITGYKIRYRRHDRRFSPNSVTTEGNQRLYVITGLEKHVIYQVRMCALNVNGTGPWTEWMTIETYENDLDETNVPGAPSHIRTKSMADSISIWWNPPKDQSIKVRGYRIGWGKGYPDVEDQVLDGKQRFFTIESLEPTTEYVISIRATNEAGEGQPAYANVRTIERSVSEYVVPLIPPVGLKAIVLSAATVVLYWTDTTLPKSQYVTDNRYYVVRYTSYHHSSNPRYKYYNATDLNCMINDLKPNTQYEFTVKVIKGKRESPWSMVVLNQTQEAAPTSPPRDLSVHSVEDRPTSVILRWQPPKQPNGPITGYIIFYSTDNNKWDRDWLIEGVIGDKTEFVIKMLQPSTTYYFKIQSRNSKGYGPFSTTVSFKTPQSNGIDIYDELHVRDGRGLSNILIYIIVGCSVVLITGVAVVVVVMCCKRNPDSPDRKKGYMKDANPKTNIKPPDLWIHHDQMELKALEKSSINGEASTSGVASNTLPRSGNQEYTQDNVHGNSSSLDKRTYVPSYMATATPIVNSSLSQPTIHSTCADAPSVRQNYPRTVAQYSLSRAHITLEPTPESSPDSCNMPSSYEPLQSQLPYSQSGQSYSGSSQYASSHYGSGNQPTSSATALDSSTSKRLQGHPLKSFSVPAPPPQSAPSTPAQQKHGVSQVTVRPTMSGSPYKKPQGSTSQLAKNRLASVSNPAHTSEEVERLKPSYSTEELNQEMANLEGLMKDLNAITASEFEC, encoded by the exons GAGTAAACGGCGGAGGATTGTATTTCACCATTGAGCCACAGGATGTTGTAGTAGAGCAAGGAGGATCCGCCAGATTGGATTGCGAAGCGAAAAGTATTTTTGGTCAGCCAACGATACAGTGGCGAACGGACGATGGCACGCCGATTAATTTTATCGGGGAAAACTATCG ATCGCAGCTAGCAAATGGATCCTTGTACATAAATAGCGTATACGCCGGTAGTTCAGAATTAACTGGAAGCTATCAATGCCTAGCATCCGTGGATGATGTTGGAGCTATTGTTTCTCGAACTGCAACGATCAAACTTGCAA gTTTGCCTGGTTTTGAGAAAGAACCCCAAGATACTATGGTTTATCCAGGACAAATAGCCTATTTGAGTTGCACACTTCCGGCCTCATCTagcttattaaaaatacaatggCTCAAGGACGAACGGCCTATGGTACTCGACGAAAATCGTATGACAATTATGCCGTCAG GTGCTTTGGAGATAGACGATGTTCAGATTCAGGATGTCGGATCGTATAGATGTAATGCAAGTGGTTATGGACAGTACCGTTTAAGTAACAAAGCGCAATTAGGGCTGTTAACTAGCGACATCG ACCAAGGATCCTCTCCGCCAATTTTTATTGCGCAACCTTCGCAACAAGTAGCCGTTGAAGGTTCCACCGTTACTTTGGAATGCGCTGCTAATGGCTATCCTAAACCTACAATTTTTTGGCTCAAAGATGGAGTGTCTATAGACTTAGGATCGTTCGACTCTAG gTATCGTAAAATAGCCGCGTCGAGTCTAATGATCACTGATCTTAAAGAAGCAGACCATGGCTCGTATCAATGTCGTGCCGAAAATGAGGTTGAAACGTTAGATTCTGTTGCCGAGATCATAGTTCAAg TTCCACCAAAGTTTATAAAGAAACCGGAAGATAAGGTCGCCAGTGAAAGTCAAGACTTAGAATTTGAATGTGAGATTTATGGAAAACCAGAACCAAAAGTAACGTGGTTGAAAAATGGAGAACGAATTACCGTTAACGAATATTGGCAAATAATTAATGG TAACAATCTTAGAATCAATGGCCTTCTTGCGATAGACGCTGGAATATTTCAGTGCATAGGAATAAATCCTGCTGGTAGTGTCCAAGCCTCGGCTCGACTTACGATTAATCAACCTA aaaaaacaaccGCTCAGAAAGCAACGACTCCAAAGTCcgtcccaaaaaaaaaattattgtatcgtcctttgtataataaaacatgGCAGCATCCCAGTACACTTTTAGGACACACATTATCGGCATTTACGCCAAATCCTCCGTTATCGATCAGTCCTTCCGATGATCCAGCCGATCTTCCAGGATCGGTCAAATATCCTAGCTCCCTTTACGACCCAGATACCCATTTTGTAGATGATACAGAAAGCATCGAGTCGATCGAAGGCAGCGTACCGTCTGCGCCTAGAAATTTGAGTCTCATCATCGTTACTGCAAGATTCGTCACGTTACGTTGGCAAGAACCGGAAAACACGAACGgcgatattttaaattattacatttattacaaACAGGAAGGTGTACAAAG AGAACGTGTTGTCAACACTCAAAAATTAGAGGCAATGATATCAAGCTTACAACCAAGTATGATTTATCAGTTTCGAATAGTTGCTCAAAATTCAAGAGGTCCTGGTGCTTCCAGTGAAGTATTACAAGTGACCACTCAGTCTGAG GCAAATGTCCCAGGACCACCAATGAATTTAGAAGGCCACGCAACTAGTAGTGCAAGCATTGCTTTGTCGTGGGACGAACCGCAAGTTATTAACGGAcgtatttctaaatatattgtCACATATACAGAG GGAGATGTCGAGGAAAGAACGCGTGAAACCACAAGTACAACGTACGAATTGGTAGATCTCGTGCCTTATACAGAATACAGTATTAGAGTTCAAGCTGTCAATGAAAATGGTCCTGGTGCATATACTAGAGATATTCTAGTTCGAACACACAGTGCTCAACCTACACAACCACCCCATAATGTTACATTAGAAGCAGCTAGTTCAACT AGTATTATTGTAAGATGGGAACCACCATTGGATGGTCAAAATGGTATTATCACCGGTTATAAAATCCGATATCGTCGACACGATCGTCGTTTCTCACCAAACTCAGTTACAACCGAAGGAAATCAACGTTTATACGTGATTACTGGCCTCGAAAAGCATGTCATATATCAAGTTCGAATGTGTGCCTTAAATGTTAATGGAACTGGACCTTGGACCGAATGGATGACTATAGAAACATATGAGAACGATCTAGACGAGACTAACGTGCCGGGTGCACCTAGTCACATTAGAA caaAATCTATGGCTGATTCTATATCGATTTGGTGGAATCCACCGAAAGATCAGAGTATTAAAGTTAGAGGATATAGAATTGGTTGGGGTAAAGGATATCCTGATGTCGAGGATCAAGTTCTTGATGGAAAACAACGATTTTTTACTATCGAATCTttag AACCTACAACGGAATACGTTATTTCTATAAGAGCAACAAATGAGGCTGGTGAAGGGCAGCCAGCTTATGCAAATGTAAGAACTATAGAACGTTCTGTATCTGAATATGTTGTGCCTTTAATACCACCGGTTGGTCTTAAAGCGATCGTTTTATCGGCAGCTACTGTAGTACTCTATTGGACTGATACAACTCTGCCAAAAAGCCaa TATGTAACAGATAATCGCTATTATGTCGTACGTTACACGTCATATCATCATAGCAGCAATCctcgttataaatattacaacgCCACTGATTTAAATTGTATGATAAATGATCTAAAACCTAATACACAATACGAATTCACCGTTAAAGTTATCAAg ggaaaaagagaatcacCGTGGAGTATGGTAGTATTAAATCAAACTCAGGAAGCTGCACCGACTTCTCCACCGAGAGATTTAAGTGTTCATAGTGTTGAAGATCGACCAACTTCAGTAATTTTACGATGGCAACCACCTAAACAGCCAAATGGACCAATCACTG GATACATAATCTTTTATTCTACGGATAACAATAAATGGGATCGTGACTGGTTGATCGAAGGTGTGATTGGTGATAAGACAGAATTTGTGATCAAAATGTTACAACCAAGTACAACGTATTATTTCAAGATTCAATCTCGTAATTCCAAAGGATATGGACCATTTTCGACAACGGTTTCGTTTAAAACACCGCAAa GCAATGGCATTGATATCTATGATGAATTGCATGTTCGAG ATGGCCGTGGTCTATCCAATATATTGATCTACATTATAGTAGGTTGTTCAGTCGTCCTTATTACTGGTGTAGCAGTGGTCGTTGTTGTAATGTGCTGTAAGCGTAATCCAGATTCGCCGGATCGAAAGAAAGG ATACATGAAAGATGCGAAtccaaaaacaaatattaaaccACCGGACTTGTGGATTCATCATGATCAAATGGAACTCAAAGCTCTTGAAAAATCTTCTATCAATGGCGAAGCGTCTACAAGTGGTGTTGCTAGTAATACATTGCCAAGATCAGGAAATCAAGAGTATACTCAAGATAATGTGCATGGAAATTCCAGTTCATTAGACAAGCGCACATATGTACCTAGTTATATGG CAACTGCAACACCAATCGTCAATAGCAGTTTGTCACAACCAACAATCCACAGCACGTGCGCGGATGCTCCTTCGGTGAGACAAAACTATCCACGTACCGTGGCACAATACAGTTTAAGTCGAGCGCACATCACTTTAGAGCCAACACCAGAATCGAGTCCAGATTCTTGTAATATGCCAAGTTCTTACGAACCTCTACAAAGTCAA tTACCATATAGCCAAAGTGGACAGTCATACAGTGGGAGTAGTCAGTATGCTTCCAGTCACTACGGTAGTGGTAACCAGCCTACTAGTAGTGCTACAGCGTTAGATAGTAGTACTAGTAAAAGGCTTCAAGGACATCCATTGAAAAGCTTTAGTGTACCAGCACCTCCTCCGCAATCTGCTCCTTCTACCCCAGCACAGCAGAAACATGGAG TATCACAAGTAACTGTAAGACCAACGATGTCTGGTAGTCCATACAAAAAACCTCAAGGGTCTACGTCGCAATTAGCGAAGAATCGACTAGCTTCGGTTTCTAATCCAGCACATACTTCCGAGGAAGTAGAACGATTAaag CCTTCATATAGTACAGAAGAATTAAATCAAGAGATGGCCAATTTAGAGGGTCTAATGAAAGATCTAAATGCCATAACAGCATCTGAATTTGAATGCTAA
- the LOC127062294 gene encoding neogenin isoform X2 — protein sequence MEPHTFTVPLALLTFVLRGVNGGGLYFTIEPQDVVVEQGGSARLDCEAKSIFGQPTIQWRTDDGTPINFIGENYRSQLANGSLYINSVYAGSSELTGSYQCLASVDDVGAIVSRTATIKLASLPGFEKEPQDTMVYPGQIAYLSCTLPASSSLLKIQWLKDERPMVLDENRMTIMPSGALEIDDVQIQDVGSYRCNASGYGQYRLSNKAQLGLLTSDIDQGSSPPIFIAQPSQQVAVEGSTVTLECAANGYPKPTIFWLKDGVSIDLGSFDSRYRKIAASSLMITDLKEADHGSYQCRAENEVETLDSVAEIIVQVPPKFIKKPEDKVASESQDLEFECEIYGKPEPKVTWLKNGERITVNEYWQIINGNNLRINGLLAIDAGIFQCIGINPAGSVQASARLTINQPKKTTAQKATTPKSVPKKKLLYRPLYNKTWQHPSTLLGHTLSAFTPNPPLSISPSDDPADLPGSVKYPSSLYDPDTHFVDDTESIESIEGSVPSAPRNLSLIIVTARFVTLRWQEPENTNGDILNYYIYYKQEGVQRERVVNTQKLEAMISSLQPSMIYQFRIVAQNSRGPGASSEVLQVTTQSEANVPGPPMNLEGHATSSASIALSWDEPQVINGRISKYIVTYTEGDVEERTRETTSTTYELVDLVPYTEYSIRVQAVNENGPGAYTRDILVRTHSAQPTQPPHNVTLEAASSTSIIVRWEPPLDGQNGIITGYKIRYRRHDRRFSPNSVTTEGNQRLYVITGLEKHVIYQVRMCALNVNGTGPWTEWMTIETYENDLDETNVPGAPSHIRTKSMADSISIWWNPPKDQSIKVRGYRIGWGKGYPDVEDQVLDGKQRFFTIESLEPTTEYVISIRATNEAGEGQPAYANVRTIERSVSEYVVPLIPPVGLKAIVLSAATVVLYWTDTTLPKSQYVTDNRYYVVRYTSYHHSSNPRYKYYNATDLNCMINDLKPNTQYEFTVKVIKGKRESPWSMVVLNQTQEAAPTSPPRDLSVHSVEDRPTSVILRWQPPKQPNGPITGYIIFYSTDNNKWDRDWLIEGVIGDKTEFVIKMLQPSTTYYFKIQSRNSKGYGPFSTTVSFKTPQSNGIDIYDELHVRDGRGLSNILIYIIVGCSVVLITGVAVVVVVMCCKRNPDSPDRKKGYMKDANPKTNIKPPDLWIHHDQMELKALEKSSINGEASTSGVASNTLPRSGNQEYTQDNVHGNSSSLDKRTYVPSYMGNTDEKCSTLSRQHSRGSHKPKLITLPVDSAPVHQPTATPIVNSSLSQPTIHSTCADAPSVRQNYPRTVAQYSLSRAHITLEPTPESSPDSCNMPSSYEPLQSQLPYSQSGQSYSGSSQYASSHYGSGNQPTSSATALDSSTSKRLQGHPLKSFSVPAPPPQSAPSTPAQQKHGVSQVTVRPTMSGSPYKKPQGSTSQLAKNRLASVSNPAHTSEEVERLKPSYSTEELNQEMANLEGLMKDLNAITASEFEC from the exons GAGTAAACGGCGGAGGATTGTATTTCACCATTGAGCCACAGGATGTTGTAGTAGAGCAAGGAGGATCCGCCAGATTGGATTGCGAAGCGAAAAGTATTTTTGGTCAGCCAACGATACAGTGGCGAACGGACGATGGCACGCCGATTAATTTTATCGGGGAAAACTATCG ATCGCAGCTAGCAAATGGATCCTTGTACATAAATAGCGTATACGCCGGTAGTTCAGAATTAACTGGAAGCTATCAATGCCTAGCATCCGTGGATGATGTTGGAGCTATTGTTTCTCGAACTGCAACGATCAAACTTGCAA gTTTGCCTGGTTTTGAGAAAGAACCCCAAGATACTATGGTTTATCCAGGACAAATAGCCTATTTGAGTTGCACACTTCCGGCCTCATCTagcttattaaaaatacaatggCTCAAGGACGAACGGCCTATGGTACTCGACGAAAATCGTATGACAATTATGCCGTCAG GTGCTTTGGAGATAGACGATGTTCAGATTCAGGATGTCGGATCGTATAGATGTAATGCAAGTGGTTATGGACAGTACCGTTTAAGTAACAAAGCGCAATTAGGGCTGTTAACTAGCGACATCG ACCAAGGATCCTCTCCGCCAATTTTTATTGCGCAACCTTCGCAACAAGTAGCCGTTGAAGGTTCCACCGTTACTTTGGAATGCGCTGCTAATGGCTATCCTAAACCTACAATTTTTTGGCTCAAAGATGGAGTGTCTATAGACTTAGGATCGTTCGACTCTAG gTATCGTAAAATAGCCGCGTCGAGTCTAATGATCACTGATCTTAAAGAAGCAGACCATGGCTCGTATCAATGTCGTGCCGAAAATGAGGTTGAAACGTTAGATTCTGTTGCCGAGATCATAGTTCAAg TTCCACCAAAGTTTATAAAGAAACCGGAAGATAAGGTCGCCAGTGAAAGTCAAGACTTAGAATTTGAATGTGAGATTTATGGAAAACCAGAACCAAAAGTAACGTGGTTGAAAAATGGAGAACGAATTACCGTTAACGAATATTGGCAAATAATTAATGG TAACAATCTTAGAATCAATGGCCTTCTTGCGATAGACGCTGGAATATTTCAGTGCATAGGAATAAATCCTGCTGGTAGTGTCCAAGCCTCGGCTCGACTTACGATTAATCAACCTA aaaaaacaaccGCTCAGAAAGCAACGACTCCAAAGTCcgtcccaaaaaaaaaattattgtatcgtcctttgtataataaaacatgGCAGCATCCCAGTACACTTTTAGGACACACATTATCGGCATTTACGCCAAATCCTCCGTTATCGATCAGTCCTTCCGATGATCCAGCCGATCTTCCAGGATCGGTCAAATATCCTAGCTCCCTTTACGACCCAGATACCCATTTTGTAGATGATACAGAAAGCATCGAGTCGATCGAAGGCAGCGTACCGTCTGCGCCTAGAAATTTGAGTCTCATCATCGTTACTGCAAGATTCGTCACGTTACGTTGGCAAGAACCGGAAAACACGAACGgcgatattttaaattattacatttattacaaACAGGAAGGTGTACAAAG AGAACGTGTTGTCAACACTCAAAAATTAGAGGCAATGATATCAAGCTTACAACCAAGTATGATTTATCAGTTTCGAATAGTTGCTCAAAATTCAAGAGGTCCTGGTGCTTCCAGTGAAGTATTACAAGTGACCACTCAGTCTGAG GCAAATGTCCCAGGACCACCAATGAATTTAGAAGGCCACGCAACTAGTAGTGCAAGCATTGCTTTGTCGTGGGACGAACCGCAAGTTATTAACGGAcgtatttctaaatatattgtCACATATACAGAG GGAGATGTCGAGGAAAGAACGCGTGAAACCACAAGTACAACGTACGAATTGGTAGATCTCGTGCCTTATACAGAATACAGTATTAGAGTTCAAGCTGTCAATGAAAATGGTCCTGGTGCATATACTAGAGATATTCTAGTTCGAACACACAGTGCTCAACCTACACAACCACCCCATAATGTTACATTAGAAGCAGCTAGTTCAACT AGTATTATTGTAAGATGGGAACCACCATTGGATGGTCAAAATGGTATTATCACCGGTTATAAAATCCGATATCGTCGACACGATCGTCGTTTCTCACCAAACTCAGTTACAACCGAAGGAAATCAACGTTTATACGTGATTACTGGCCTCGAAAAGCATGTCATATATCAAGTTCGAATGTGTGCCTTAAATGTTAATGGAACTGGACCTTGGACCGAATGGATGACTATAGAAACATATGAGAACGATCTAGACGAGACTAACGTGCCGGGTGCACCTAGTCACATTAGAA caaAATCTATGGCTGATTCTATATCGATTTGGTGGAATCCACCGAAAGATCAGAGTATTAAAGTTAGAGGATATAGAATTGGTTGGGGTAAAGGATATCCTGATGTCGAGGATCAAGTTCTTGATGGAAAACAACGATTTTTTACTATCGAATCTttag AACCTACAACGGAATACGTTATTTCTATAAGAGCAACAAATGAGGCTGGTGAAGGGCAGCCAGCTTATGCAAATGTAAGAACTATAGAACGTTCTGTATCTGAATATGTTGTGCCTTTAATACCACCGGTTGGTCTTAAAGCGATCGTTTTATCGGCAGCTACTGTAGTACTCTATTGGACTGATACAACTCTGCCAAAAAGCCaa TATGTAACAGATAATCGCTATTATGTCGTACGTTACACGTCATATCATCATAGCAGCAATCctcgttataaatattacaacgCCACTGATTTAAATTGTATGATAAATGATCTAAAACCTAATACACAATACGAATTCACCGTTAAAGTTATCAAg ggaaaaagagaatcacCGTGGAGTATGGTAGTATTAAATCAAACTCAGGAAGCTGCACCGACTTCTCCACCGAGAGATTTAAGTGTTCATAGTGTTGAAGATCGACCAACTTCAGTAATTTTACGATGGCAACCACCTAAACAGCCAAATGGACCAATCACTG GATACATAATCTTTTATTCTACGGATAACAATAAATGGGATCGTGACTGGTTGATCGAAGGTGTGATTGGTGATAAGACAGAATTTGTGATCAAAATGTTACAACCAAGTACAACGTATTATTTCAAGATTCAATCTCGTAATTCCAAAGGATATGGACCATTTTCGACAACGGTTTCGTTTAAAACACCGCAAa GCAATGGCATTGATATCTATGATGAATTGCATGTTCGAG ATGGCCGTGGTCTATCCAATATATTGATCTACATTATAGTAGGTTGTTCAGTCGTCCTTATTACTGGTGTAGCAGTGGTCGTTGTTGTAATGTGCTGTAAGCGTAATCCAGATTCGCCGGATCGAAAGAAAGG ATACATGAAAGATGCGAAtccaaaaacaaatattaaaccACCGGACTTGTGGATTCATCATGATCAAATGGAACTCAAAGCTCTTGAAAAATCTTCTATCAATGGCGAAGCGTCTACAAGTGGTGTTGCTAGTAATACATTGCCAAGATCAGGAAATCAAGAGTATACTCAAGATAATGTGCATGGAAATTCCAGTTCATTAGACAAGCGCACATATGTACCTAGTTATATGG GTAACACTGATGAGAAGTGCTCTACCCTGAGCAGACAGCACAGTCGGGGAAGCCACAAACCTAAACTCATAACACTTCCTGTCGACAGTGCACCTGTACATCAGC CAACTGCAACACCAATCGTCAATAGCAGTTTGTCACAACCAACAATCCACAGCACGTGCGCGGATGCTCCTTCGGTGAGACAAAACTATCCACGTACCGTGGCACAATACAGTTTAAGTCGAGCGCACATCACTTTAGAGCCAACACCAGAATCGAGTCCAGATTCTTGTAATATGCCAAGTTCTTACGAACCTCTACAAAGTCAA tTACCATATAGCCAAAGTGGACAGTCATACAGTGGGAGTAGTCAGTATGCTTCCAGTCACTACGGTAGTGGTAACCAGCCTACTAGTAGTGCTACAGCGTTAGATAGTAGTACTAGTAAAAGGCTTCAAGGACATCCATTGAAAAGCTTTAGTGTACCAGCACCTCCTCCGCAATCTGCTCCTTCTACCCCAGCACAGCAGAAACATGGAG TATCACAAGTAACTGTAAGACCAACGATGTCTGGTAGTCCATACAAAAAACCTCAAGGGTCTACGTCGCAATTAGCGAAGAATCGACTAGCTTCGGTTTCTAATCCAGCACATACTTCCGAGGAAGTAGAACGATTAaag CCTTCATATAGTACAGAAGAATTAAATCAAGAGATGGCCAATTTAGAGGGTCTAATGAAAGATCTAAATGCCATAACAGCATCTGAATTTGAATGCTAA